The sequence below is a genomic window from Nostoc flagelliforme CCNUN1.
CGATCGCGCGTAATTCCAGCCACCTGATAGTTTTGATAAGCAGCCGCAGCATTAGCCGTTTGCAGGTATTGCAGACTGCGAGCGATCGCACTGATCAGCGCCTTTTTGTCTGGTATTTCTCCATAGAGAAATTCATCCAAACAAGAGGTATCACCTTGACAACAAGTGATTGGTAACCTCTGAATTAATGGTGCTTTTTGGTTTTCAGCAATCAAGGAAACTGGTATATCCCACTTTTTCACACGACATTCAGGTGGGCTAAGTTCCTGATATGCTAAAGATTGCATACGCACCAGGAAAATTGACAAAACTACAGGTAAGCTGATGGCGATAACTTTGTTAAACTTCCCTAACTCAGCAAGTGTCTTTTTCATCAATATTCAAAGTTTTTGATATTATCCCACTTCCCTGAAATTCAAAAATCAAACCGCAAAGCGAGAGTCATTAGTCATTCATTCTCTGTGCAATGCCCCATGCCCCACGCCCAATGCCCAATGCCCAATACCTTATTCATTCATATTCCGGTAAGTTGCAACTGCTGAAGGCGATATCCGGTTCAAATATCGGAATATCCAATATTTAAATATAGTATCTAAAATTACTGGAAATGTAGCAATAAATAAGAAGATAAAATCTCGATTTGCTGGCAATCCCCAATGACGCGATACACCTTCTAGGAGTACTTCCCAGCCATGAGGAGAGTGGAAACCTACAAATATATCGGTAAATAAAATAATGATAAATGCCTTGGCGCTATCACTAAGTCCATAGACAATACGATCAAAGAAATCTTTAATCACAGCAATAGAAGACTTGCTGACGAGTAAAAGCCAAATAAAAGCACCCACCGAGAAAATATCTGCAAAAACATTTTTGATAGCATTAGAGCTTTCGTGACGAAATTCCTCAGCAATCTCACCCGCCCTCTTTTTCATTTCAATTTCTATCTGATTGGGCAACAGTGGCGGGGCATTTCTAATAAAATTTTCAAATTTGAGTTTTTCTTCAAATCTTTGTAATTCTACAAGGGCTTCCTCTTCCATTTCGGAATTAAGGAATATCTGCATTTCCTCAGTGTCTCTAAACTTCTCAACAAGTGGGCCTACTACAAAAGCTTTTGCTATCTGATGCGTCAGAAGTGGTACGATAACTAATAGTAAAATAAATCTAATAGATATTATTGTTCTTCTTTGAGCTTGACGAAAATTCTGAATTACCTCTTGTTCAGAATTCGGGTCTAATTCAACTTGCAGACGAGTAATAGTACTTAAAATAGAGCGAGGCAAAACGCCCATTGTATCGGCTTTAAGCTTTGGCTTTGGTCTATTATCCGAGCTTTGGATTGGTATTTTTGGTGGTAAAGTTGGAGCGTTAACACGCAGCAGATTGTCGTCAGATATTACAGGGTCAACTGGTATATTTGGAGATTTGACTACTAAAGCTTTAGAAGTTATTTGATCAGAAATTATTGTGTATTTGGATATAACTTGATCGATAAAGTTAAGCTTTTCTAAAACCAAAGAAGGACTGGGATGCTCTATACCTGCTTTTTGAGCAGCTTTTTGATTCTCTTCATCTAGAAACCAACGGCTTGCTCTAAACTCTGTAAGCCGCATCTTGGCAGTTTTTAATAGCTTTTTTAAGTCTGACTCAAAATAATCCATCACGCTATTACTGTACATGGCTGAGTCAATGTCTATTTTATTACCATTGAAATGCTTATTTTCTATTTCCTTAATTTTTAATGCTGCATCGTAAGCTTGATCTAAAGAACGTTCAGGAGTTTGTAAATACCATCGGTAAGTATTAAGTAAGAAAGAATATATTTTTTGGCTGAAAACAGAGTTTTTCATTGGAGATAATCATCCAGCATTATTTGGTGATTCTTAACCTTAAGTTAACGCACGAGATATACTAGCAAATCTATAGGGAGAAAGTTTGTGGTTTCTCATTCGGTTTGGATTGTTGGCACTAGCCGTAGTGGTAAGACAGCTCGCTTGGTAGAGCAATTTTGTAGTTGGGTACAACCTGAGAAGCAGTACGATGAATCATTTTATACTAAAAAACTATCACGTAAAAAAGGCGTTCATATACCCGAATTTTTATATCTTAAACAAATAGAGCCAGGAGTTTTAGTCTTAGCTGCCAATGATGATAATCGGCGAGAATTGGGAGATATAATTGTTACATCTACCTTAGGAAAATATCCAGTGCGTGCCAAGACACCGCTAGGTTTTTTCCAGGATGAAGTTATTTTATTTTGGCCATTGCTAATTAACTTGTTGAGCCTGAAGGCACAGTTTCCGGTAAGATTGCGCCCAGAAACAGAGCAAGAGTTAGCAACCAAACTCTGGCGTCCCCAATTAGACGAAGAAATTTTACGTGTTGCGGGAGTGAATGAATCTCGCTTGGTGCGTCGCATTCTAGACCTATTGCAATTAGCAGCTTACAGTGGTGTGCCTTGCGAAGATATTGCCCAGATTTTGAAAAGGGGTCTGGGGGAAAATAGTACAACTTTAGAGCCGGAATTTCTCGCCTCTTTGCTCCTAGATTGGCGTAACTGGTGTTTAGAAAGAGGGTTACTAACTTATGGGATTATTACTGAACTGTATAGTAAGCATTTATTAAGCGATCGCAATTACCAGCAGCACCTAACTAAACGCTATCAGGCTGTATTGGCGGATGATGTAGATGATTATCCTAGCGTAGCGCGTCCTTTGTTTGAATTGCTATTAGATCAAGGTGCAGTCGGGGCGTTTAGTTACAATCCCGATGGTGCAGTGCGATTGGGATTGGGAGCAGACCCCAACTACCTAGAAGGGTTAGCAGAGCGTTGTCGGGTAGAAATATTGACCGGGCCCCCTCCAGAGTCCCTTGGTGAGCAAGCTAAACAGATGGTGGAATTACTCACAGAACCGATGGTACTGTTGAGCTTACCAAAAACGGTGCATTCAATTCAAACCACCTCCCGCGCCCAAGTATTGCGGCAAACAGCAGAGGAAATTGCTAATGCCATCCAATCACAGCAAGTGAAACCAGAAGAAGTGGCGATTATTGCACCAGGTTTAGATGCGATCGCTCGTTATACTCTAGTAGAAATCCTGGTTAAGCAAAACATCCAGGTAGAATCGTTGAATGACCAACGTCCCTTAGTTAGTTCCCCCGTCATTCGCGCATTACTCACCATGCTGGCACTAGTTTATCCTGGCTTGGGACGCCTTGTAGACCGGGATGCCGTGGCAGAAATGCTAGTTGTATTGAGTAGGAAACAACAATCACCAGAAAACTCCTCACTCCTAACTCCTAACTCCTCACTCACCACTGACATTGATCCGGTACGCGCTGGTTTGATTGCAGATTACTGCTTTGTACCCCATCCCGATCGCCCCAACTTGCTACCAGTGTCAGCCTTTGAGCGCTGGGATAGAATCGGCTATGCAGCGACTACAGCATATAATGAGATATTGCAGTGGTTAGAACAGCAGCGATCGCAACAAGAACTGCGGTTAATTCCCAGTCCCATTTCCCTTTTAGACAGAGCAATTCAGCGCTTTTTGTGGAATGGTAGCAATCTCCCCTATGAACAACTAGCAGCATTACGAGAATTATTAGAAACCGCCCAACACTACTGGGAAATTGACACTAGGTTACGACAAATTGCCCCAGCTGAGACAACGCCTCACACAACTCTTATCGAATTCATTCAACTACTGCGGCGTGGTACAATCACCGCCAACCCTTACCCTGTGCGCCCCATTGGTGGAGCGAGAAAGGCTGTCACCTTAGCAACTATATTTCAATATCGATCTAGTAGGCGATCGCACCGTTGGCATTTTTGGCTAGATGCTGGTTCACCTCTATGGGCGAAAGGTGGTGCAGCAACTTTGTTCGGTGCGCCGTTTTTTCTGCGAGACAGGTTAGGCGAACCTTGGACAGCAGAAGATCAGAAATTGGCAGAAGAACAAAGACTGCAAAGGATTTTGACAGATTTATTGTCTCGTGTATCCGAGAGAGTTTATTTGTGTCACAGCGATTTAGCCGTAAATGGACAAGAGCAATTAGGGCCGCTGTTACCCTTAGTGAATGCTTGTGTAACGCATTCCGTTATATAAAACTTATCCAAAGTTCTCTAAATTCGCATAATTCATCTAAAACCTCCAGGAGACTCCCACCAAAACCGTACTCGGTTTGGTGGCGGGAGGAATGGAGGGGGAATTACGAAACATTTCGTGATTGATTTTGTGCGTTAGCACAAACAAATCAGGAGGTAGTTGAGTAATTCCCAATTTCTTGGGTTTAATATGCATACGAGTAACCATCTTTTGCGTGAATACGAAGACAAAACTTGTGTGATATTCCTTGAACTAATCCGTTTTTAGTGGAAATATTGAAACTGCCCGACGAACGAATAGCTACCTTCCCAACATAACTACCAATCTTTTTACCACTGGTAACGACTGCTCTAACAATGTCACCAGTTTGAAAGCCAAAATGTATTTTATCTCTAGGTACATGTCGATTTGGAAAGCCGAACTTATCGGTTCTACATGACTGTCTAGAACCATGTCCATTAGCTGCAATCAATAATGGCTTAACGCCTTTAACAATCAATTCAGGGGTTGACTTACCAACAGCAGCAGCATCAGCCCAGTGGCTTTTCGGTATGTTTTGCTGACTACGATTAAACTTAGTTAAACCACCAGAGCCTGTTTCTACTGGCAACCCAGTTGATTTTAAAACATTCAACAATGCAAATCTAGTTGTGTTTACTGCTGCCGCATCAGCTAATGGTCTTTTAGCTTGTTTCAAAATTTTTTCTAACCTTGATGGGTCTGTTTTCAAGAAGTCTTTGATATCTTTGACTCCTTTCTTGATATTGCATTTTTCGCAACTCAGCGTCAGGTTTGTGATTGAGTTTGACCCGCCTCTAGCTTTTGGAAAAATGTGTTCAATCTGGAAAGGAACATCGGGAGCATCCACTTTTGGAATAAACATAATTTTGGTACTCCAAAAACCCTACTATATAGTTCATCTAAAAAAGTAGATCCGCCGAAAGTGGATGCTCCCGGAACATCCTTCACGTCACAATAAGCGCATTGCCTATTCCACTTTTCAAGCAAGAACTCACGAGTCTCAAAACCTTGGAGCGTACCCTGCATATATTCGTTCCCCTGGATATCAGGATTACCCATTAATTGCATGTCAAAGCGAACTAACTCTTGACTAATAGCCTCAATTGGTGCAAATTGACGAAGCTTTTTAACCCAAGTTTCGATATTATCGACCCGACTTTGTAAGCTAGGTGCTAACCATCCCTCTGGACGGGTTCTGTTCAAAAATCTTGGTTGCCTGTAACGAGTTTTTCTAGCACGTCTACCACGTCTTAACTGCCGCCTAGACGTTAAAGCGTCTCGAATTGCAAACCCTCTATGCTTCAATTCAGCCACGAATACGACCAATGCGCTTGAGTCGTTGACTAATCCAATTCCTGTTACTTTAGCGCCAGGGTCAATTTTTAACCTTAGAGGTAATACAGGAGTTCCAGTACGTGATTCTTTTAAAATGAGTGTGAATGGAAACTGTCTATAAATTGCTGCCTTTTTGCTTCTTAATAACTGTCGTGCCTGTGCCGGATGGACAGGATCTAATGGACGTTTCCTTTGGTCAATGACAAGTACTTTGGACATAAGTCCCTCCTTTCGGGTAAAGTTAGCCTGGGCAATGATTTAAAGGCTTTTTACGTCAACGACACTAGCTTCAACCCAATATGCTTGTTTAATCGTTAACCTTAGAGCTACAAACTGGCTGCGTATTTGTAGGTAAGATGACCTAAAAATCGTAGTGATTTAACACGCTTGCCGGGTAAACTCTGGGCGTTTATTGCCCCCACCATATTGCTCTTAGCAATTGGTGGTGGGTAGTTTACACGCTAATTTAGCAGTTTCGTCTCAATTATTATAAGTAATATCACTATTATTTGAGGTCGTCCAATTCTTGAATAATAATGATAATAAAAAATGAGGAGGGAGGGCGAGCGACTCTCGCTCTCTCTCCTCCTCCAAAGTAGCTATTATCATTTTTATTATCAATTTTTTGAGTATTCCAAATGATTGACAAAAGGCACTTTATCTTAACCTCTCACGGATGCTGGTAGACTATCAGTTCGCCGAAGAATCCCGGCTGGATGAACCTCAACCTTGAGCAATCATCTGAGTGTTCTGGAATTACGTTTGGTTCGCCGATATTTTACGTGAACCACTCTTTTTCGTCCACAGTTCAATAGTTGGGAACATTTATTATTTCTTCTCTACGACCAGAATTCAAAATTTATTTGTAAGTTAAGATTGACTCAATATCATTTTATCAATCATATCTAATATATCCGGGTCTATAGTCATATCAAACTTCCTCGCAAATAATTTTTCTGATTCTCTAATTTTATCAAAATCATTTTTTTCTAAAATTTTGGGGTGAAGGGCATTAGCGTTAGACCACTCTAGATATGTCAAGCAAGTGTTAATAATTTTATCCTTAAAAGGTGAATTTACAATTAGGATCTGGTAAAACAATTCATCTGGACAATAAGTGTAATTAAAACGATTAACAAACTTAGGGTTTTGCTTAACAAAATCATTTATCCATTTTATTGATTCTCCTGTTAAGCACCAAAATGCTGAACCTCCATAAAGAGCAAAGCCTTCAGGAAATTTATGTCTTTTCGGTAAAAGCAAAATAAACAATGAATACAAAAAAGAGTTAATGCGAGATTTAAACTCACGCTTTTGTGGAATACAAAAATTCTTATCTTTCCAACGAATATGCCAAGATCCTAATCTTGTTAAACCTCCTTCATACCAGTTATTACAAGGTAGTGGGAAATACTCTAAAAATTCTCTACCTTTATTTTCTTGGAGAAACTTCTTAATCTGTTCATTTGACTTGATCAAATAGTCTTGACCCGATAAGTAGATAACATAATCGAAGTAACTACCTGTTTCAACTATTGATTTTATTCCTTTAAGACTAGCTCTAA
It includes:
- a CDS encoding proton extrusion protein PcxA; protein product: MKNSVFSQKIYSFLLNTYRWYLQTPERSLDQAYDAALKIKEIENKHFNGNKIDIDSAMYSNSVMDYFESDLKKLLKTAKMRLTEFRASRWFLDEENQKAAQKAGIEHPSPSLVLEKLNFIDQVISKYTIISDQITSKALVVKSPNIPVDPVISDDNLLRVNAPTLPPKIPIQSSDNRPKPKLKADTMGVLPRSILSTITRLQVELDPNSEQEVIQNFRQAQRRTIISIRFILLLVIVPLLTHQIAKAFVVGPLVEKFRDTEEMQIFLNSEMEEEALVELQRFEEKLKFENFIRNAPPLLPNQIEIEMKKRAGEIAEEFRHESSNAIKNVFADIFSVGAFIWLLLVSKSSIAVIKDFFDRIVYGLSDSAKAFIIILFTDIFVGFHSPHGWEVLLEGVSRHWGLPANRDFIFLFIATFPVILDTIFKYWIFRYLNRISPSAVATYRNMNE
- a CDS encoding PD-(D/E)XK nuclease family protein → MVSHSVWIVGTSRSGKTARLVEQFCSWVQPEKQYDESFYTKKLSRKKGVHIPEFLYLKQIEPGVLVLAANDDNRRELGDIIVTSTLGKYPVRAKTPLGFFQDEVILFWPLLINLLSLKAQFPVRLRPETEQELATKLWRPQLDEEILRVAGVNESRLVRRILDLLQLAAYSGVPCEDIAQILKRGLGENSTTLEPEFLASLLLDWRNWCLERGLLTYGIITELYSKHLLSDRNYQQHLTKRYQAVLADDVDDYPSVARPLFELLLDQGAVGAFSYNPDGAVRLGLGADPNYLEGLAERCRVEILTGPPPESLGEQAKQMVELLTEPMVLLSLPKTVHSIQTTSRAQVLRQTAEEIANAIQSQQVKPEEVAIIAPGLDAIARYTLVEILVKQNIQVESLNDQRPLVSSPVIRALLTMLALVYPGLGRLVDRDAVAEMLVVLSRKQQSPENSSLLTPNSSLTTDIDPVRAGLIADYCFVPHPDRPNLLPVSAFERWDRIGYAATTAYNEILQWLEQQRSQQELRLIPSPISLLDRAIQRFLWNGSNLPYEQLAALRELLETAQHYWEIDTRLRQIAPAETTPHTTLIEFIQLLRRGTITANPYPVRPIGGARKAVTLATIFQYRSSRRSHRWHFWLDAGSPLWAKGGAATLFGAPFFLRDRLGEPWTAEDQKLAEEQRLQRILTDLLSRVSERVYLCHSDLAVNGQEQLGPLLPLVNACVTHSVI
- a CDS encoding beta-1,6-N-acetylglucosaminyltransferase is translated as MKIAYIILAHKYPEQLVRLIYKLNTDDVSFFIHIDKKADDKIYQYVLTKLKDFQNVSFIKRSDSTWGSFDIVRASLKGIKSIVETGSYFDYVIYLSGQDYLIKSNEQIKKFLQENKGREFLEYFPLPCNNWYEGGLTRLGSWHIRWKDKNFCIPQKREFKSRINSFLYSLFILLLPKRHKFPEGFALYGGSAFWCLTGESIKWINDFVKQNPKFVNRFNYTYCPDELFYQILIVNSPFKDKIINTCLTYLEWSNANALHPKILEKNDFDKIRESEKLFARKFDMTIDPDILDMIDKMILSQS